In one Fodinicola acaciae genomic region, the following are encoded:
- a CDS encoding dihydrofolate reductase family protein, whose translation MNEPTKLVVSGSLTSVDWSGSRLASVGDIAAYKQTPGKDMAVLGSSTLIGSLLRAGPVDELRLMVNPVLLGAGAKVFDTAGMVPLALTRVRPFESG comes from the coding sequence ATGAACGAGCCGACCAAGCTCGTCGTCTCCGGCTCACTGACCTCAGTGGACTGGAGTGGATCACGGCTGGCCAGCGTCGGTGACATCGCCGCGTACAAGCAGACGCCCGGCAAGGACATGGCCGTGCTTGGCAGCTCGACGCTGATCGGCTCGCTGCTGCGCGCCGGTCCGGTCGACGAACTGCGGCTGATGGTCAACCCCGTGCTGCTCGGAGCCGGTGCCAAGGTGTTCGACACCGCCGGCATGGTGCCGCTGGCGCTGACCCGCGTACGGCCGTTCGAGTCCGGTTAA
- a CDS encoding LysR family transcriptional regulator — MTDGLELRHLRSFAVLAEERNFGRAAARLYVSQSALSRRIAGLERILGCVLFTRSTQNVALTLAGAHLLERTPAILAGVEDAVTSTRSIGGELAARIRRLGEPFDDVTYADVDRLRELAEPHYAQLPLADVEIRPRSTTPRPVVAGWRVRPATSCWSATPLAQGTRFRYWSA, encoded by the coding sequence ATGACCGACGGTTTGGAGCTGCGACATCTGCGGTCGTTCGCGGTGCTCGCCGAGGAGCGCAACTTTGGCCGCGCGGCGGCCCGGCTGTATGTGTCGCAGTCGGCGCTGAGTCGGCGGATCGCCGGTTTGGAGCGAATTCTCGGCTGCGTCCTGTTCACCCGTTCGACGCAGAACGTCGCGCTCACCCTGGCCGGCGCGCACCTGCTGGAGCGTACGCCGGCGATCCTGGCCGGCGTCGAGGACGCGGTCACCTCCACGCGGTCGATCGGTGGCGAGCTCGCGGCACGGATTCGCCGGCTCGGTGAGCCGTTCGACGACGTGACCTACGCGGACGTCGACCGGCTCCGCGAGCTGGCCGAGCCGCATTACGCGCAACTTCCATTGGCAGACGTGGAAATCCGGCCGCGGTCGACGACGCCGAGGCCTGTTGTCGCTGGTTGGCGCGTACGGCCGGCGACCTCGTGCTGGTCGGCGACACCTCTGGCGCAGGGCACGCGTTTTCGTTACTGGTCCGCATAA
- a CDS encoding alpha/beta hydrolase, translated as MGRHQHGGTGPAAGPAGAFGHSRRRGSGMSHYLAGHPVDDPALDPLHTDLTGMPPMLIQAAAGDEGLPDAERLAAHARACGVDVRLEIYPVAAQSFPLYWSFLPEAADALDQLARFVR; from the coding sequence ATGGGTCGACATCAGCATGGCGGCACCGGACCGGCTGCCGGACCAGCCGGCGCATTCGGCCACTCGCGCCGGCGCGGCTCTGGGATGTCGCATTATCTCGCCGGTCATCCGGTCGACGACCCGGCGCTGGATCCGCTGCACACCGATCTCACCGGCATGCCGCCGATGCTCATCCAGGCCGCCGCCGGCGACGAAGGCCTTCCGGACGCCGAGCGGTTGGCCGCGCACGCTCGCGCGTGCGGCGTCGACGTGCGGCTGGAGATCTACCCGGTGGCGGCGCAGAGTTTCCCACTCTACTGGTCGTTTCTGCCGGAGGCAGCCGACGCACTCGACCAGCTGGCCAGGTTCGTACGGTGA
- a CDS encoding M20/M25/M40 family metallo-hydrolase, which translates to MRKRGAIVLSVVAAVALLATAAPAVPATQTTALPNGAPDISTAAVKTHLTQLQTIATNQGGGNRCTGSAGFTGSVNYVKQKATAAGYRVTEQPFTTPSGRRSSNVIAEIPGHDTTKVIMAGGHLDSVCAGPGINDNGSGSSSILAVAEAFAAANPNPAVTVRFGWWGDEESGLNGSKYYATNLPSAERTRLKAYLNFDMVASPNAGYFVYNDDDAAIAQTINNYFAQIDVPTEGQGVGGRSDSASFQRIGVKTGGIFTGAEQRMTAAQAQKWGGQSGVAFDRCYHRSCDTSSNINDTALGRNADAISWTIWELTR; encoded by the coding sequence ATGAGAAAACGAGGGGCCATCGTCCTCTCGGTCGTGGCCGCGGTGGCGCTGCTCGCCACCGCGGCACCGGCCGTACCTGCCACGCAGACCACCGCATTGCCCAACGGCGCACCGGACATTTCCACCGCCGCGGTGAAAACTCACCTGACGCAGCTGCAGACCATCGCGACCAACCAGGGCGGTGGCAACCGTTGCACTGGATCCGCCGGTTTCACCGGTTCGGTCAACTATGTCAAGCAGAAGGCGACGGCCGCCGGCTATCGGGTCACCGAGCAGCCGTTCACCACCCCGTCGGGCCGGCGCAGCAGCAACGTCATCGCCGAGATTCCTGGCCATGACACGACGAAAGTCATCATGGCCGGCGGTCATCTGGACAGCGTCTGCGCCGGTCCGGGGATCAACGACAACGGGTCCGGCTCGTCCAGCATCCTCGCCGTGGCCGAGGCTTTCGCCGCCGCCAACCCGAATCCGGCAGTGACCGTACGGTTTGGCTGGTGGGGTGACGAGGAGTCCGGCCTGAACGGCTCGAAGTACTACGCCACCAACCTGCCGAGTGCCGAGCGTACCCGGCTGAAGGCATATCTGAACTTCGACATGGTCGCGTCGCCGAATGCCGGCTATTTCGTCTACAACGACGATGACGCCGCGATCGCACAAACGATCAACAACTACTTCGCGCAGATCGACGTCCCGACCGAGGGACAGGGAGTCGGCGGACGCAGTGACAGCGCGTCCTTCCAACGTATCGGCGTGAAAACCGGCGGCATCTTCACCGGCGCCGAACAGCGGATGACCGCCGCGCAGGCGCAGAAATGGGGCGGCCAGTCCGGTGTCGCGTTCGACCGTTGCTATCACCGGTCGTGCGACACCTCGTCCAACATCAACGACACGGCACTCGGCCGCAACGCCGACGCCATTTCGTGGACGATCTGGGAACTCACCCGCTGA
- a CDS encoding M4 family metallopeptidase, with protein MRKTLRRLGITAVACGLGVTTVAAGQAAHAAPAKPDQSQAIAWAKQSLAAQPAMAKTSSGDAYQVKRVIIDPDGASHVRFDRTYRGMPVLGGDFVVHNAATGAFTGMSIAQDKPVSVVSAAKMSAATAKSSATKFFDGKVTGAGQSRLVVAAVEAGASRLAYETVVTGFEPDGQTPSKLHVVTDASTGALLYKTDEVMDGTGTGVNVGSVSFSTTGSAGSYQLTDSTHGNGYTCDLNQGTSSCARMTDADDVWGNGQASNRQSAAVDAHFGAAKTFDYYKNVHGRNGIFGDGRGVPSRVHYGNAYVNAFWDGSQMTYGDGANNANPLTAIDVAGHEMSHGVTQALAGLCYTTADCGGLNEGTSDIFGTMVEFYANLPADKPDYDIGEKINIFGNGKPLRYMYNPQLDGRSYNCWLSGRRVDPHYSSGIANHFFFLLAEGSGNTAYGNSPTCNNSTVTGIGRDKAAKIWYKALDEGFVSNTTYPNARTETLRAASSLYGSTSAEYKAVAAAWSAVSVN; from the coding sequence ATGAGAAAGACCCTGCGCAGATTGGGCATCACCGCAGTGGCATGCGGGCTCGGCGTGACCACGGTCGCGGCCGGCCAGGCAGCCCACGCGGCGCCGGCGAAACCGGATCAGAGCCAGGCGATCGCCTGGGCCAAGCAGTCGCTGGCCGCGCAGCCGGCGATGGCGAAAACGTCGTCCGGCGACGCCTACCAGGTCAAGCGCGTGATCATCGACCCGGACGGCGCCTCGCACGTACGGTTCGATCGTACGTATCGCGGCATGCCCGTGCTCGGCGGCGACTTCGTGGTCCACAACGCCGCAACCGGTGCCTTCACCGGCATGTCGATCGCTCAGGACAAGCCGGTTTCGGTTGTCTCCGCGGCGAAGATGAGCGCCGCCACGGCGAAGTCCTCGGCCACCAAGTTCTTCGACGGCAAGGTGACCGGCGCGGGGCAGTCGCGGCTGGTCGTCGCGGCCGTCGAGGCCGGCGCGAGCCGGCTCGCGTACGAGACGGTGGTCACCGGTTTCGAGCCGGACGGTCAGACCCCGAGCAAGCTGCACGTGGTCACCGACGCGTCCACCGGCGCGCTGCTCTACAAGACCGACGAGGTCATGGACGGCACCGGCACCGGCGTCAACGTCGGCAGCGTTTCCTTCTCCACCACCGGATCGGCCGGCAGTTACCAGCTGACCGACTCGACCCACGGCAACGGCTACACCTGCGACCTCAACCAGGGGACGAGCAGTTGCGCGCGGATGACCGACGCGGACGACGTGTGGGGCAACGGGCAGGCGAGCAACCGCCAGTCCGCCGCCGTCGACGCGCACTTCGGCGCCGCGAAGACCTTCGACTACTACAAGAACGTGCACGGCCGCAACGGCATCTTCGGCGACGGCCGCGGTGTTCCGAGCCGCGTGCACTATGGCAACGCGTACGTGAACGCCTTCTGGGACGGCTCGCAGATGACCTACGGCGACGGCGCCAACAACGCCAACCCGCTGACCGCCATCGACGTGGCCGGCCACGAGATGAGCCACGGCGTCACGCAGGCGCTCGCCGGCCTGTGCTACACGACCGCCGACTGCGGTGGCCTCAACGAGGGCACCAGCGACATTTTCGGCACCATGGTCGAGTTCTACGCCAACCTTCCGGCCGACAAACCGGACTATGACATCGGCGAGAAGATCAACATCTTCGGTAACGGCAAGCCGCTGCGCTACATGTACAACCCGCAGCTCGACGGCCGCTCGTACAACTGCTGGCTGTCCGGCCGCCGCGTCGACCCGCACTACAGCTCCGGCATCGCCAACCACTTCTTCTTCCTGCTGGCCGAAGGCAGCGGCAACACCGCCTACGGCAACAGCCCGACCTGCAACAACTCGACGGTGACCGGCATCGGCCGGGACAAGGCCGCGAAGATCTGGTACAAGGCGCTGGACGAGGGCTTCGTGTCCAACACGACCTATCCCAACGCCCGCACCGAAACCCTGCGCGCCGCGTCCTCGCTGTATGGCAGCACCTCGGCGGAGTACAAGGCCGTCGCCGCTGCCTGGAGCGCGGTGAGCGTCAACTAG
- the rny gene encoding ribonuclease Y, with protein MGMEQLALTLVVVFVAVVAGGILVLFVARKLGITQQGPRSAEPTSADTPSATNEPVAAVPDVTVSKEASKEAAAQIAAEAERLLAEARTSAADITAEARRRASEELAGAREEAQRTIQRELGERTESIRRLQSELERREARATEREKRLDTQANRLEQRGHELAEAESAAAVRETALAEREQAAEAAEAARTAELERIAGLTAEDAKTELVKSIETQAKRDAALLVRDIEAEARSNGEQRARSIVVDAIQRVASEQTAESVVAVLHLPGDEMKGRIIGREGRNIRAYESVTGVNLIIDDTPEAVLLSCFDPVRREIGRITLEKLVLDGRIHPHRIEEVYEQSKAEVEQLCQRAGEDAIVDVGITDVHPELVTLLGRLRYRTSYGQNVLKHLIETAHIAAHMAAEIGVDPASVKRGAFLHDIGKALTHEVEGSHALIGADLARKYGEHEDVVHAIEAHHNEVQPRTIEAVLTQAADSCSGGRPGARRESLEAYVKRLERIEEMAQEKDGVEKVFAMQAGREVRVMVSPDAVDDIAAGMLARDLAKQIEEELTYPGQIRVTVVRESRASEIAR; from the coding sequence ATGGGCATGGAGCAGTTGGCGCTGACGCTCGTCGTCGTCTTCGTCGCCGTGGTGGCCGGCGGGATCCTGGTGCTGTTCGTCGCGCGCAAACTCGGCATCACGCAGCAAGGCCCACGCAGCGCTGAGCCCACCTCGGCCGACACACCCTCTGCAACGAACGAACCGGTTGCCGCGGTTCCGGACGTGACGGTCAGCAAAGAGGCCAGCAAGGAGGCCGCGGCGCAGATCGCCGCCGAGGCCGAGCGGCTGCTCGCCGAGGCGCGTACGTCCGCCGCCGACATCACCGCCGAGGCCCGCCGGCGCGCCAGCGAGGAGCTGGCCGGCGCTCGCGAGGAGGCGCAGCGCACCATCCAGCGTGAGCTCGGTGAGCGTACGGAGTCGATCCGCCGCCTGCAGTCCGAGCTGGAGCGCCGCGAGGCACGCGCGACCGAGCGCGAGAAGCGGCTGGACACCCAGGCCAACCGGCTGGAGCAGCGCGGCCACGAACTGGCCGAGGCCGAGTCGGCGGCGGCCGTACGCGAGACCGCGCTGGCCGAGCGCGAGCAGGCGGCCGAGGCGGCGGAGGCGGCGCGCACCGCCGAGCTGGAGCGGATCGCCGGCCTGACCGCCGAGGACGCCAAGACCGAACTGGTCAAGAGCATCGAGACCCAGGCCAAGCGCGACGCGGCGCTGCTGGTGCGCGACATCGAGGCGGAGGCGCGATCCAACGGCGAGCAGCGGGCCCGCAGCATCGTCGTCGACGCGATTCAGCGGGTGGCCAGCGAGCAGACCGCGGAGAGCGTGGTCGCCGTGCTGCACCTGCCGGGCGACGAGATGAAGGGCCGGATCATCGGCCGCGAAGGCCGCAACATCCGCGCGTACGAGTCGGTCACCGGAGTCAACCTGATCATCGACGACACACCCGAAGCGGTGCTGCTGTCCTGCTTCGACCCGGTACGCCGGGAGATCGGCCGCATCACGCTGGAGAAGCTGGTGCTCGACGGCCGGATCCATCCGCACCGGATCGAGGAGGTCTACGAGCAGTCCAAGGCCGAGGTCGAGCAGCTCTGCCAGCGCGCCGGCGAGGACGCCATCGTCGACGTCGGCATCACCGACGTACACCCCGAGCTGGTGACCCTGCTCGGCCGGCTGCGCTATCGCACCAGCTACGGCCAGAACGTGCTCAAGCACCTGATCGAGACCGCGCACATCGCCGCGCACATGGCCGCCGAGATCGGCGTCGACCCGGCCAGCGTCAAGCGCGGCGCGTTCCTGCACGACATCGGCAAAGCGCTGACCCACGAGGTGGAAGGCAGCCACGCGCTGATCGGCGCCGACCTGGCGCGTAAGTACGGCGAGCACGAGGACGTCGTGCACGCCATCGAGGCGCACCACAACGAGGTGCAGCCGCGCACCATCGAGGCTGTGCTGACGCAGGCCGCCGACTCGTGCTCCGGCGGCCGTCCCGGTGCGCGCCGCGAGAGCCTCGAGGCTTACGTGAAGCGGCTGGAGCGCATCGAGGAGATGGCGCAGGAGAAGGACGGCGTCGAGAAGGTCTTCGCGATGCAGGCCGGCCGCGAGGTCAGGGTGATGGTCTCGCCGGACGCGGTCGACGACATCGCCGCCGGCATGCTGGCCCGCGACCTGGCCAAGCAGATCGAGGAAGAGCTCACCTATCCCGGCCAGATCCGGGTCACCGTCGTACGCGAGTCACGCGCCAGCGAGATCGCCCGCTAG
- a CDS encoding regulatory protein RecX, translating to MRDRLPAPGRSGRSTSEPPPGDPEDDPGDPEQVARQICLRLLTDRARTRTELETALRKRDVPDEVAAGVLDRFTEVGLIDDTAYAQAWVETRQRGRGLARRALAAELRRKGVDPGAVEQALDRVDPEAERAAAVELVRKRLRGMTGLPPEVAARRLHGMLARKGYPAELATAVVRAELDGLEPEQSL from the coding sequence GTGCGCGACCGACTTCCTGCTCCGGGTCGCTCAGGTCGATCGACCAGTGAACCCCCTCCAGGTGACCCTGAAGACGACCCGGGTGACCCGGAGCAGGTAGCCAGACAGATCTGCCTGCGGCTGCTGACCGACCGCGCGCGCACCCGCACCGAGCTGGAGACCGCGTTGCGCAAGCGTGACGTGCCGGACGAGGTCGCGGCCGGCGTGCTCGACCGGTTCACCGAGGTCGGCCTGATCGACGACACCGCATACGCGCAGGCGTGGGTCGAGACCAGGCAGCGCGGCCGCGGGCTGGCTCGCCGCGCGCTGGCCGCCGAGCTGCGCCGCAAAGGCGTGGATCCGGGGGCGGTCGAGCAGGCGCTGGATCGCGTCGACCCGGAGGCCGAGCGTGCCGCCGCGGTCGAGCTGGTACGCAAGCGGCTGCGCGGCATGACCGGCCTGCCGCCAGAGGTGGCCGCGCGCCGGCTGCACGGCATGCTGGCGCGCAAGGGCTATCCGGCCGAGCTGGCGACCGCGGTCGTACGTGCCGAGCTCGACGGCCTGGAGCCGGAGCAGTCCCTCTAA
- the recA gene encoding recombinase RecA encodes MAAPDRGKALDLALAQIDKQFGKGSIMRLGERGNVPVEVIPTGSIALDVALGIGGYPRGRVIEIYGPESSGKTTVALHAVANAQAGGGIAAFVDAEHSLDPDYAKALGVDTDALLVSQPDTGEQALEIADMLVRSGALDIIVIDSVAALVPRAEIEGEMGDSHVGLQARLMSQALRKMTSALNNSNTTAIFINQLREKIGVMFGSPETTTGGRALKFYASVRLDVRRIETLKDAGDAVANRTRVKVVKNKVAPPFKQAEFDILFGHGISREGSLIDVGVEQGLVRKSGAWYTYEGDQLGQGKENVRKFLMDNPDLADEIEKRIKEKLGVGATVDADATAPEPVDF; translated from the coding sequence ATGGCAGCACCAGATCGCGGCAAGGCCCTTGACTTGGCCCTCGCGCAGATCGACAAGCAGTTCGGCAAGGGCTCGATCATGCGGCTCGGCGAGCGTGGCAACGTGCCGGTCGAGGTCATCCCGACCGGTTCGATCGCGCTGGACGTGGCGCTGGGGATCGGCGGCTATCCGCGCGGCCGAGTGATCGAGATCTACGGTCCGGAGTCCTCCGGTAAGACCACCGTCGCGCTGCACGCGGTGGCCAACGCGCAGGCCGGCGGCGGCATCGCGGCCTTCGTCGACGCCGAGCACTCGCTCGATCCCGACTACGCCAAGGCGCTCGGCGTCGACACCGACGCGCTGCTGGTCTCCCAGCCGGACACCGGTGAGCAGGCGCTGGAGATCGCCGACATGCTGGTCCGCTCCGGCGCGCTGGACATCATCGTGATCGACTCGGTGGCCGCGCTGGTGCCGCGCGCCGAGATCGAGGGCGAGATGGGGGACAGCCACGTCGGCCTGCAGGCCCGGCTGATGAGCCAGGCGCTGCGCAAGATGACCAGCGCGCTCAACAACTCCAACACCACCGCCATCTTCATCAACCAGTTGCGCGAGAAGATCGGCGTCATGTTCGGCTCGCCGGAGACCACCACCGGTGGCCGCGCGCTGAAGTTCTACGCGTCCGTACGGTTGGACGTGCGGCGGATCGAGACGCTCAAGGACGCCGGCGACGCGGTGGCCAACCGCACCAGGGTCAAGGTCGTGAAGAACAAGGTGGCTCCGCCGTTCAAGCAGGCCGAGTTCGACATCCTGTTCGGCCACGGCATCAGCCGCGAGGGCTCGCTCATCGACGTCGGCGTGGAGCAGGGCCTGGTCCGCAAGTCCGGTGCCTGGTACACCTACGAGGGCGACCAGCTCGGCCAGGGCAAGGAAAACGTCCGCAAGTTCCTGATGGACAACCCCGACCTGGCCGACGAGATCGAGAAGCGGATCAAGGAGAAGCTGGGGGTCGGCGCGACCGTCGACGCCGACGCGACCGCACCGGAGCCGGTGGACTTCTAG
- a CDS encoding DUF3046 domain-containing protein, which produces MRLSEFWERMELQFGVGYASSVAADQVIAQLGGRTVNQALAEGESAKAVWRAVCQAFDVPAKLR; this is translated from the coding sequence GTGCGACTGAGTGAGTTCTGGGAGCGAATGGAGCTCCAGTTCGGCGTCGGGTACGCGTCGTCGGTGGCTGCGGACCAGGTGATCGCGCAGCTCGGCGGCCGTACGGTCAATCAGGCGCTCGCCGAAGGCGAGTCGGCGAAGGCGGTCTGGCGGGCTGTCTGCCAGGCGTTCGACGTGCCGGCGAAACTTCGCTAG
- a CDS encoding aldose epimerase family protein: protein MMGSTAAFGAPASSGRLSISSEPFGKTTDGVAVERYTFGSAHGIQVQMLTYGATIQTITAPDRHGKRASIVLGLPTLADYIAKSPYFGATIGRYGNRIAKGKFSIDGKSYQIPTNDGENALHGGPVGFDKKVWKATVIKEASRVGVSFHYVSPDGEMGFPGTLDTTVAYTLNTRGELTLEYKATTDKPTIVNLTNHAYFNLAGEGNGSVEGQLLQVSADAFTPVNSKLIPTGQLPPVAGTPFDFRRGKPIGKDIRVGHEQILIGPGFDHNWVLNNYDGKTVRQVVRAYDPESGRWLTCSTDQPGVQIYSGNFLNGSFTGLTGRTYRQGDAFTLETQHYPDSPNQPNFPSTVLRPGQVYSTKTVYGFGVG from the coding sequence ATGATGGGATCGACCGCGGCGTTCGGCGCGCCGGCGTCGTCGGGACGGCTGTCGATCAGCTCGGAGCCGTTTGGCAAGACGACCGACGGCGTCGCCGTCGAGCGTTACACTTTTGGCTCCGCGCATGGCATCCAGGTGCAGATGCTGACTTACGGCGCGACCATCCAGACGATCACCGCGCCGGACCGGCACGGCAAGCGCGCCAGCATCGTGCTCGGCCTGCCGACGCTGGCCGACTACATCGCCAAGAGTCCGTATTTCGGCGCCACCATTGGCCGTTACGGCAACCGGATCGCCAAAGGCAAGTTCTCGATCGACGGCAAGTCCTACCAGATCCCCACCAACGACGGCGAGAACGCGCTGCACGGCGGGCCAGTCGGCTTCGACAAGAAGGTCTGGAAGGCCACCGTCATCAAGGAAGCCTCGCGCGTCGGCGTGAGTTTTCATTACGTCAGCCCAGACGGCGAGATGGGCTTCCCCGGGACGCTGGACACCACGGTCGCGTACACACTGAACACCCGCGGCGAGCTGACCCTGGAATACAAAGCCACGACTGACAAACCGACGATCGTCAACCTCACCAACCACGCCTATTTCAACCTGGCGGGGGAGGGGAACGGCTCGGTCGAAGGCCAACTCCTCCAGGTCAGCGCGGACGCCTTCACGCCGGTGAACAGCAAGCTGATCCCGACCGGACAGCTGCCTCCGGTGGCCGGCACGCCGTTTGACTTCCGGCGTGGGAAGCCAATCGGCAAGGACATCCGCGTCGGCCACGAACAGATCCTGATCGGTCCCGGTTTCGACCACAACTGGGTCCTGAACAACTATGACGGGAAAACCGTCCGCCAGGTGGTGCGCGCGTACGATCCGGAAAGCGGCCGCTGGCTGACCTGTTCTACTGATCAGCCGGGCGTGCAAATCTATTCCGGCAATTTCCTCAACGGCTCCTTCACCGGTCTCACCGGTCGCACGTACCGACAAGGTGACGCCTTTACCTTGGAAACCCAGCACTATCCCGACTCGCCGAACCAGCCCAACTTCCCCTCGACGGTGTTGCGGCCCGGCCAGGTGTATTCCACGAAGACGGTGTACGGCTTCGGGGTCGGCTGA
- a CDS encoding carbohydrate ABC transporter permease, whose amino-acid sequence MAFSLLAPKPVGAVGQSGGVRSILGTIVRYTVLVIAAILFLLPYYLILRNGLSSEKDITSPDWTFFPSSIHWENITELFTDPSVPMAGAMLNSALIAVVQTFGQLLLGSMAGYGLARIPYKHANKIFYAVLVTLMIPSAVTFVPSFVLVSSLGWVSDLRGLIIPGLFSGFVAFLFRQFFLNFPIELEDAARVDGLSYWGTFWRIVFPNSLQFYAAIAVITFIAAWNSFLWPLVIGQDPSSWTVQVALSTFITAQTINLHEVFLGAAVSILPLVLVFLFLQRYLVEGVAQTGIKG is encoded by the coding sequence ATGGCGTTTTCCTTGCTGGCGCCCAAACCGGTCGGCGCGGTCGGCCAGAGCGGCGGTGTGCGGTCGATCCTCGGGACGATCGTGCGTTACACCGTCCTGGTGATCGCTGCGATCCTGTTTCTGCTGCCGTACTATCTGATCCTGCGCAACGGGCTGTCGTCGGAGAAGGACATCACGTCCCCGGACTGGACGTTTTTCCCGAGCAGCATCCACTGGGAAAACATCACCGAGCTGTTCACCGACCCGTCGGTGCCGATGGCCGGCGCGATGCTCAACTCGGCGCTCATCGCGGTCGTGCAGACCTTCGGCCAGCTGCTGTTGGGGTCGATGGCTGGTTACGGGTTGGCGCGCATCCCGTACAAGCACGCCAACAAGATTTTCTACGCCGTGCTGGTGACGCTGATGATCCCCAGCGCGGTGACGTTCGTACCGAGCTTCGTGCTGGTTTCCTCGCTGGGCTGGGTTTCCGACCTGCGCGGCCTGATCATCCCCGGCCTGTTCTCCGGTTTCGTGGCCTTCCTGTTCCGGCAGTTCTTCCTGAACTTCCCGATCGAGCTGGAGGACGCGGCCAGGGTCGACGGCCTGAGCTACTGGGGGACGTTCTGGCGGATCGTTTTCCCCAACTCACTGCAGTTCTACGCGGCGATCGCGGTCATCACGTTCATCGCCGCGTGGAACTCCTTCCTCTGGCCGCTGGTGATCGGCCAGGATCCGTCGTCGTGGACCGTACAGGTGGCACTGTCCACGTTCATCACCGCACAGACGATCAACCTGCACGAGGTGTTCCTCGGAGCGGCGGTGTCGATCTTGCCGCTGGTCCTGGTTTTCCTTTTCCTGCAGCGCTACCTCGTCGAGGGCGTGGCCCAGACGGGGATCAAGGGCTGA